In Gordonia iterans, the following proteins share a genomic window:
- the xerD gene encoding site-specific tyrosine recombinase XerD, with the protein MIARLDDAVQRYLDHLTVERGSAANTVSSYRRDLVRYKDFLASRGISTLSEVAEADVREFLVALRRGDPERDVPPLADSSVARTLVATRGFHKFAAAEGIVADDVAHAVRPPKPAQRLPKALAVDEVLAILEAAGAPDHPRALRDRALLELLYSCGARISEVTALDVDDIDTEHRAVVLRGKGGKERIVPVGRPAIAAVDAYLVRGRPALAKKGTPALFLNIRGGRLSRQSAWQVLVDAAARAGVEKEVSPHTLRHSFATHLLDGGADVRVVQELLGHSSVTTTQVYTLVTVNTMREVYATAHPRAR; encoded by the coding sequence GTGATCGCCCGACTCGACGACGCGGTGCAGCGCTATCTCGACCACCTGACGGTGGAGAGAGGTTCTGCGGCCAACACGGTGTCGTCGTATCGTCGCGACCTGGTGCGGTACAAGGACTTTCTGGCCTCGCGGGGAATCTCGACGCTCAGCGAGGTCGCCGAGGCCGATGTGCGGGAGTTCCTGGTGGCTCTGCGCAGGGGAGACCCGGAGCGGGACGTTCCGCCGCTCGCGGACTCGTCAGTGGCGCGAACTCTGGTGGCGACCAGGGGATTTCACAAGTTCGCTGCGGCGGAGGGGATCGTCGCCGACGACGTCGCGCATGCGGTACGTCCGCCGAAGCCGGCGCAGCGACTGCCCAAGGCACTCGCCGTGGACGAGGTGCTCGCGATCCTCGAGGCGGCTGGAGCGCCGGATCACCCACGCGCGCTTCGCGATCGTGCGCTGCTGGAACTGCTGTACAGCTGCGGTGCGCGGATTTCCGAGGTGACGGCGCTGGACGTCGACGACATCGACACCGAGCACCGCGCCGTGGTGCTGCGCGGCAAGGGCGGCAAGGAGCGCATCGTGCCGGTCGGGCGACCGGCGATCGCGGCCGTCGACGCCTACCTGGTGCGCGGACGTCCGGCGCTGGCCAAGAAGGGGACCCCGGCCCTGTTTCTGAACATCCGCGGCGGTCGGCTGTCGCGCCAGAGCGCGTGGCAGGTGCTGGTCGATGCGGCGGCACGCGCGGGCGTCGAGAAGGAAGTCTCCCCGCACACCCTCCGCCACAGCTTCGCCACCCATCTCCTCGACGGCGGCGCGGACGTGCGCGTGGTGCAGGAGTTGCTGGGCCATTCTTCTGTGACGACCACCCAGGTGTACACGCTGGTCACGGTGAACACCATGCGGGAGGTGTACGCCACCGCGCACCCCCGCGCGCGATAG
- a CDS encoding CTP synthase: MRSLRHQQPGTKHIFVTGGVASSLGKGLTASSLGQLLTARGLRVTMQKVDPYLNVDPGTMNPFQHGEVFVTEDGAETDLDIGHYERFLDRDLSGSANVTTGQVYSTVIAKERRGEYLGDTVQVIPHITDELKERMLAMHQPDASGEAPDVVITEIGGTVGDIESQPFVEAARQIRHDLGKDNVFFLHVSLVPYLAPSGELKTKPTQHSVAALRSIGIQPDALILRCDRPVPEALKKKIALMCDVDIDGVISTPDAPSIYDIPKVLHSEQLDAYVVRQLGLPFRDVDWTVWGDLLDRVHSPRETVTVAIVGKYIDLPDAYLSVTEAIRAGGFAHYARTEIVWVPSDDCATPTGAHDALRDVDAIMIPGGFGIRGIEGKLGAIAYARGNGIPLLGLCLGLQCVVIEAARSVGLTDASSTEFDPDTAAPVIATMADQEAAVSGEADLGGTMRLGSYPASLTPGSVVARAYGATEITERHRHRFEVNNAYRDKIAESGLQFSGTSPDGTLVEFVEYPRDVHPFLVATQAHPELKSRPTRPHPLFSAFIEAALKYKAAERLPVKLEGYDPTGIGASDTGSEV; the protein is encoded by the coding sequence TTGCGATCACTGCGCCATCAGCAGCCAGGAACTAAGCACATCTTCGTCACCGGAGGTGTCGCGTCTTCCCTGGGCAAGGGGCTGACCGCGTCGAGCCTCGGTCAATTGCTCACCGCGCGCGGTCTGCGCGTCACGATGCAGAAGGTCGACCCGTATCTCAACGTGGATCCGGGCACCATGAACCCCTTCCAGCACGGCGAGGTCTTCGTGACCGAGGACGGCGCCGAGACCGACCTGGACATCGGGCACTACGAGCGATTCCTCGACCGCGATCTCAGCGGCTCCGCCAACGTGACCACCGGCCAGGTGTACTCGACGGTGATCGCCAAGGAGCGGCGCGGCGAGTACTTGGGCGACACCGTGCAGGTGATCCCGCACATCACCGACGAGCTGAAGGAACGCATGCTCGCCATGCACCAGCCCGACGCGAGCGGTGAGGCTCCCGACGTGGTGATCACCGAGATCGGCGGCACCGTCGGCGACATCGAGTCGCAGCCGTTCGTCGAGGCGGCTCGGCAGATCCGGCACGACCTGGGCAAGGACAACGTCTTCTTTCTGCACGTCTCGCTGGTGCCGTACCTGGCGCCGTCGGGCGAGCTGAAGACCAAGCCCACGCAGCATTCCGTGGCCGCCCTGCGCAGCATCGGCATCCAGCCCGACGCGCTGATTCTGAGGTGCGACCGCCCGGTACCCGAGGCGCTGAAGAAGAAGATCGCGCTGATGTGCGACGTCGACATCGACGGCGTGATCTCCACGCCGGACGCCCCGTCCATTTACGACATCCCCAAGGTGCTGCACTCCGAGCAACTCGACGCCTACGTGGTCCGCCAGCTCGGCCTGCCGTTCCGCGACGTCGACTGGACGGTGTGGGGCGATCTGCTCGACCGCGTCCACTCCCCGCGGGAGACCGTCACGGTGGCCATCGTCGGCAAGTACATCGATCTTCCCGACGCCTATCTGTCGGTGACCGAAGCCATCCGGGCCGGCGGTTTCGCGCACTACGCGCGGACCGAGATCGTCTGGGTGCCGTCCGACGATTGCGCGACGCCGACGGGCGCACACGATGCGCTGCGCGACGTCGACGCGATCATGATCCCCGGCGGCTTCGGCATCCGCGGCATCGAGGGCAAGCTCGGTGCGATCGCCTACGCGCGCGGCAACGGGATTCCGCTGCTGGGTCTGTGCCTGGGCCTGCAGTGTGTGGTGATCGAGGCGGCGCGCTCGGTCGGGTTGACGGATGCGAGCTCCACCGAGTTCGATCCGGACACCGCCGCCCCGGTGATCGCCACCATGGCCGACCAGGAAGCGGCGGTCTCCGGGGAGGCCGATCTGGGTGGCACCATGCGGCTGGGCTCGTACCCGGCGTCCCTCACGCCGGGCAGCGTCGTCGCTCGTGCTTACGGGGCGACGGAGATCACCGAGCGTCATCGGCACCGCTTCGAGGTGAACAACGCCTATCGGGACAAGATCGCCGAGTCCGGCCTCCAGTTCTCCGGCACGTCGCCGGACGGCACTCTGGTCGAGTTCGTCGAATACCCGCGTGACGTCCACCCGTTCCTGGTGGCGACTCAGGCACACCCTGAGCTCAAGAGCCGCCCGACACGGCCGCATCCGCTCTTCTCAGCGTTCATCGAAGCAGCGCTCAAATACAAAGCCGCCGAACGGCTTCCAGTCAAGCTCGAAGGCTACGACCCGACCGGCATAGGGGCCTCCGACACCGGCTCGGAGGTCTAA
- a CDS encoding NUDIX domain-containing protein: MAVPGAHEFSVRGSETLYSGAILELRRDEVVMPGGETAHREVVAKHGAVAVVARDAAGRLAMVVQYRHPIGRRLLELPAGLLDGGPEESPVEAAQRELAEEAGLAARSWRTLVDLDSSPGFTDEAIRVFLAEDLFEVDGGEREHEEADLALRWLTLDEAVTAALGGELVNAIAVAGVLAVAAADVRGGQLRAPDAPWADRPRRFGT, translated from the coding sequence GTGGCTGTCCCGGGTGCGCACGAGTTCTCCGTCCGCGGATCGGAGACGCTGTACTCCGGTGCGATCCTGGAGTTGCGCCGCGACGAGGTCGTGATGCCCGGAGGCGAGACGGCGCATCGCGAGGTGGTCGCCAAGCACGGCGCGGTCGCCGTCGTCGCCCGCGACGCGGCCGGACGGCTCGCGATGGTCGTGCAGTATCGGCATCCGATCGGGCGGCGGCTCCTCGAACTTCCAGCGGGCCTTCTCGACGGGGGACCGGAGGAGTCACCGGTGGAGGCCGCGCAGCGGGAGCTCGCGGAGGAGGCGGGGCTCGCTGCGCGGTCCTGGCGCACGCTGGTGGACCTGGACTCGTCGCCGGGGTTCACCGACGAGGCGATCCGGGTGTTCCTGGCCGAGGATCTGTTCGAGGTCGACGGCGGCGAGCGCGAGCACGAGGAAGCAGATCTCGCACTCCGCTGGCTGACGCTCGACGAGGCCGTGACCGCCGCGCTCGGCGGGGAACTGGTCAATGCGATCGCGGTCGCCGGGGTGCTCGCCGTCGCCGCGGCAGATGTCCGCGGTGGGCAGCTGCGTGCCCCGGATGCGCCGTGGGCCGATCGCCCGCGGAGATTCGGGACGTGA